DNA from Prevotella melaninogenica:
TGCCTGCTGTAGAGATACCTGGTGTAACTGCCCCTGCGCCAGCTACCATCAACTATGGTAACTTCTTACAGACATTGCTTGACTTCATTATCATCGCTTTCTGCGTATTCATGATGGTAAAGGGTATCAACAAGCTTTCTAAGAAGAAGGAAGAGGAACCAGTAGCTCCTGCACCTGACCCAGAGCCAACTAACGAGGAGAAACTTCTCTCTGAGATTCGCGATTTGCTGAAGAACAAGTAAGCAACTATCTGAAATACAGATACAATCAGTCCGAAGATTCTTAATGATTCTTCGGACTTTTGTATTGACATCAACACTAATCTCCTTTCATTGAGATTACCGAAAAACTTTGCATCCCACCTATCTTCTATTCTAATATCAGCCTTCTAATGCAACTAAAAACGATGCATCAAAACAATAAACCTTCCCCTTTATTCGGACAACAAAGTATTGTCCCCAAATTTTCTTCATGAAAGAAAAGAATTATTTTCATGAACATAAATATTTTTCTTCATGAAAAGAAATATTTTCTTTCACGTAAATAAATGAAATAAGATAGGTAACTGTAATATTATCAAGCTACTAAAACAAAGCTTTACGCTCTGATTATCAATGCTTCAAACGATATCTTACATCGTTTTAAAGCCCAACATAAATATCTCATCATTTCCTTTATAATATTATATAAAGAAAAATAGGGATGCACTTGCATCCCTACCCTTCTATTTTGTCTGTTTTCTTTCTTACTCCCACTCAATTGTTGAAGGTGGTTTTGAAGAGATATCGTAACATACGCGGTTAACTCCCTTCACCTTACGAATGATTTCATTAGAAACATCTGCCATGAAATCATAAGGGAGGTGAG
Protein-coding regions in this window:
- the mscL gene encoding large-conductance mechanosensitive channel protein MscL, which gives rise to MSKLIQEFKEFAVKGNAVDMAVGVIIGGAFGKIVSSIVDDIIMPPIGWLIGGVNFSDLKWTLPAVEIPGVTAPAPATINYGNFLQTLLDFIIIAFCVFMMVKGINKLSKKKEEEPVAPAPDPEPTNEEKLLSEIRDLLKNK